The following proteins are co-located in the Fusobacterium sp. genome:
- a CDS encoding LacI family DNA-binding transcriptional regulator — protein sequence MKDIAAHLGISVATVSRAINGSENINPETKERILAFVEKKGYTPNVIARNLSKMENNTIALLVPNISNPFFASLINNICANFAKSDYQIALYNTSENIELEKKAIKNIIGQRIAGVIAILINGKYEENPLLPLINYNIPVFLLDRDIRDYTLPGVFLDNYTGAYKVVTELLNKGHRDTAIITGDLSSLNGEERLKGYIKAHEDMNIPYSKANIYEGNFLFESGYEAGNKILNTSATAVFSSNNLMLLGFLKAMKAVDKKIQLSCFEEIEYLEVLGIDIISCKIPLDIIGEKMYSLFFTDKNKRKKTYIEPILIKNRKEF from the coding sequence ATGAAAGACATCGCAGCTCATCTTGGAATTTCAGTAGCCACTGTTTCCAGAGCTATTAATGGGAGTGAAAATATCAATCCTGAAACTAAAGAAAGAATTTTAGCATTTGTAGAGAAGAAGGGATATACTCCAAATGTTATTGCGAGAAATCTCTCTAAAATGGAAAATAATACTATTGCTCTTTTAGTACCTAATATCAGCAATCCATTTTTTGCATCACTTATTAATAATATATGTGCAAATTTTGCTAAAAGTGATTATCAGATAGCTCTTTACAATACATCTGAAAATATTGAATTGGAAAAAAAAGCTATAAAAAATATAATAGGACAGAGAATAGCTGGAGTTATTGCCATTCTAATTAATGGTAAATATGAAGAAAACCCTCTTCTCCCTCTTATTAATTACAATATTCCTGTTTTTCTTTTAGACAGAGATATCAGAGATTACACTCTTCCTGGAGTATTTCTCGATAATTATACTGGAGCATATAAAGTAGTTACAGAATTATTAAATAAAGGACATAGAGATACAGCCATCATCACTGGAGATTTATCATCTCTCAATGGTGAAGAGAGACTAAAAGGATATATAAAGGCTCACGAAGATATGAATATTCCATATTCTAAAGCAAATATTTATGAAGGAAATTTCCTTTTTGAAAGTGGATATGAAGCTGGTAATAAAATCTTAAACACTTCAGCTACAGCAGTATTTTCTTCTAACAACCTTATGCTTTTAGGATTTTTAAAAGCTATGAAAGCTGTTGATAAAAAAATACAATTATCATGCTTTGAAGAAATAGAATATCTTGAAGTACTTGGAATAGATATTATTTCCTGTAAAATACCTCTTGATATAATAGGAGAAAAGATGTATTCTCTTTTCTTCACAGATAAAAATAAAAGAAAAAAAACATATATAGAACCTATTTTGATAAAAAATAGAAAGGAGTTTTAA
- the rbsK gene encoding ribokinase, whose product MKKVVVAGSINMDLVTVCERAPKGGETLFGKEFFQVPGGKGANQAVAIGKLGTKVTMLGKIGNDSFGKDLISSMNNSGVDTNYIETSASSTGIAKIIVEENGQNRILVVSGANMDVDRAYIDRHIDIINHADILVTQLEIPMDTVEYVLKKAKEAGKTTILNPAPATILNEAIIKNSDIIIPNESELGIITNMPTNTLEEIEAAAHKLLNMGVKELIVTLGSQGSLHLNKKDSMLHSAYKVKAVDTTAAGDSFIGGLVRNIQADNLDEAIEFATKVSAITVTRKGAQISIPTIEEVENFKGEKNEKKQTVK is encoded by the coding sequence ATGAAAAAAGTTGTAGTTGCAGGGAGTATAAACATGGACTTGGTAACTGTTTGTGAAAGAGCTCCAAAGGGAGGAGAAACTCTTTTTGGAAAAGAATTCTTTCAGGTGCCTGGAGGAAAGGGAGCTAATCAGGCTGTTGCTATTGGTAAACTTGGGACAAAAGTTACAATGCTTGGAAAGATAGGAAATGATTCATTTGGAAAAGATCTTATATCATCAATGAACAACAGTGGAGTTGATACTAATTATATAGAAACTTCTGCTTCATCTACTGGTATAGCTAAAATAATAGTTGAAGAAAATGGACAAAATAGAATACTTGTTGTATCTGGTGCAAACATGGATGTAGACAGGGCATATATAGACAGACATATAGATATTATAAATCATGCTGATATTCTTGTTACACAACTTGAGATACCTATGGACACAGTAGAATATGTATTAAAGAAAGCAAAGGAAGCTGGAAAAACAACTATATTAAATCCTGCTCCAGCTACTATACTGAATGAGGCAATCATAAAAAACAGTGATATAATCATTCCTAATGAAAGTGAACTAGGTATTATAACCAATATGCCTACAAATACTTTAGAAGAGATAGAAGCTGCTGCACATAAACTTTTAAATATGGGTGTAAAAGAACTTATAGTCACTCTTGGAAGTCAAGGTTCTCTTCATCTAAATAAAAAAGATTCTATGCTGCATAGTGCATACAAAGTAAAAGCTGTAGATACTACTGCTGCTGGTGACAGTTTTATAGGAGGACTTGTAAGAAATATTCAAGCTGATAATTTAGATGAAGCTATTGAATTTGCTACAAAAGTTTCTGCCATAACTGTAACAAGAAAAGGAGCTCAAATATCTATACCAACTATTGAAGAAGTAGAAAATTTTAAAGGAGAAAAAAATGAAAAAAAGCAGACTGTTAAATAG
- a CDS encoding helix-turn-helix domain-containing protein: protein MRELSINKSELKLLKKIQEKKSFDLKKSEEVFKKSEVSLKRNIINLNSYLSDEKKIKIINNTVTAEIDYKDYIKFVNKLSLNDYIISQWERVNLMIVYSFFNEILNMTSLYDNLGISLTTKKKDSKELNNMLESNELKSEIVAKKGIKVVGNERNYRILIASILSDVFDLDFDDSLINRKANNPLERMIFNYFIVKGAKEISRAKFILNDFLERNKLRISYSSKKFIYIYIALSLYRINREHNIEDKTIKNMIKIKEYNILGDKFEDNFLSYLVSSLDYTASSEYIISEELKNLTEEFIEKVQSKVITQFYNYDQLFSEIYCYIHKSLIRNSFKYSFYDNNIENTKNVYTSLYDIVKESIDTIEEKYWIYFTHQQISAMTLIFRKTVMKNKVLGRNRKKIVIVSNSAIEKIDFFVEILKIYTDVDIVLKININELYLLKDAEYDLIITFSNRIKSLLEFNGYENVKLNFYLGNEDVEKLFSLGVSTGSRKIKVNSFIEEIKGKNDKEIKDILLNKYEHYFLNS, encoded by the coding sequence GTGAGGGAGTTGAGTATAAATAAATCTGAACTTAAGCTTTTAAAAAAGATACAAGAGAAAAAATCTTTTGATTTAAAAAAATCAGAAGAAGTATTTAAGAAAAGTGAAGTAAGTTTAAAAAGAAATATAATCAATCTCAATAGTTACCTTTCTGATGAAAAAAAAATAAAAATAATAAATAATACTGTAACAGCAGAAATAGATTATAAAGATTACATAAAATTTGTGAATAAGCTTTCTTTAAATGACTATATAATCTCACAATGGGAGAGAGTTAACCTTATGATAGTCTATTCTTTTTTTAATGAAATATTAAATATGACAAGTTTATATGATAATTTGGGAATCAGCCTTACTACTAAGAAAAAAGACAGCAAAGAATTAAATAATATGCTGGAATCTAATGAACTGAAATCTGAAATAGTGGCAAAGAAAGGAATAAAAGTTGTGGGAAATGAGAGAAATTATCGTATTCTTATAGCTTCTATATTGTCAGATGTATTTGATCTTGATTTTGATGACAGCCTTATAAATAGAAAAGCAAATAATCCTTTAGAAAGAATGATATTCAATTATTTTATAGTCAAGGGAGCTAAGGAAATAAGCAGAGCAAAATTTATATTAAATGACTTTTTAGAGAGGAATAAATTAAGAATATCTTATTCTTCAAAGAAATTTATCTATATTTATATTGCTTTGAGTTTATACAGAATAAATAGAGAACATAACATAGAGGATAAGACTATAAAAAATATGATAAAAATTAAGGAGTATAATATATTGGGAGATAAATTTGAAGATAATTTTTTGAGTTATCTAGTATCTTCACTTGATTATACTGCTAGTTCAGAATATATTATCAGTGAGGAACTTAAAAATCTGACTGAAGAATTTATAGAAAAAGTGCAAAGTAAAGTGATAACACAGTTTTATAATTATGATCAGCTGTTTAGTGAAATATATTGCTATATTCATAAATCATTGATAAGAAATAGTTTTAAGTATAGTTTTTATGATAATAATATTGAAAATACAAAAAATGTATATACAAGTCTGTATGATATAGTAAAAGAGTCTATAGATACTATTGAAGAAAAGTATTGGATATATTTCACTCATCAGCAGATATCTGCAATGACCCTTATATTTAGAAAAACTGTTATGAAGAATAAAGTTCTTGGAAGAAATAGAAAGAAAATAGTGATAGTGAGCAACTCAGCAATAGAAAAAATAGATTTTTTTGTGGAGATACTTAAAATATATACTGATGTGGATATAGTTTTAAAAATAAATATAAATGAACTTTATCTGCTGAAAGATGCAGAATATGATTTGATAATAACTTTTTCAAATAGAATAAAATCACTTCTTGAATTTAATGGTTATGAAAATGTAAAGCTTAATTTTTATCTTGGAAATGAAGATGTAGAGAAACTGTTTTCATTGGGAGTTTCCACTGGAAGCAGGAAAATAAAAGTTAATAGTTTTATAGAAGAAATAAAAGGGAAAAATGATAAAGAAATTAAAGATATTTTATTAAATAAATATGAACATTATTTTTTGAATTCATAA
- the rbsD gene encoding D-ribose pyranase — protein MKKSRLLNSQLSYEVAKIGHTAHITLCDAGLPIPQNVKRIDLAVEAGLPGFISVLDPVLSEMQVEEIILAEEIKEKNMPMYEAIMKSFKEAGMNPKVVFVPHEEFKKITHNSEAIVRTGECSPYANIILKSGVVF, from the coding sequence ATGAAAAAAAGCAGACTGTTAAATAGTCAACTATCTTATGAAGTTGCAAAAATCGGACATACAGCTCATATTACTCTTTGTGATGCTGGACTTCCTATTCCCCAAAATGTCAAAAGAATAGATTTAGCTGTAGAAGCTGGTCTTCCGGGATTTATCAGTGTATTAGATCCTGTACTTAGTGAAATGCAGGTAGAGGAAATCATTCTTGCTGAAGAGATAAAGGAAAAAAATATGCCTATGTACGAAGCTATTATGAAATCTTTTAAAGAAGCAGGTATGAATCCTAAAGTTGTTTTTGTTCCTCATGAGGAGTTTAAAAAAATCACTCATAACAGCGAGGCTATTGTAAGAACTGGAGAATGTTCTCCATATGCAAATATAATATTGAAATCAGGAGTAGTATTTTAG
- the rbsC gene encoding ribose ABC transporter permease: MFKKLWSNKPLIGLVIFSIIVAILNPRFLSMANILNVLRQTSINSIIAIGMTFVILTGGIDLSVGSILAFCGAVMAYLLNTGLNPLIALIITLVLGMIFGFFNGFLVSVMKLQAFIVTLVTMTFLRGATLVFTNGKPITVRDGGMLFENIGDGYIFNIPVPIYLMILLFIGGHYILSHTKFGRYTYAIGGNEEATKLSGINVDKIKIWVYGTCGVLAALAGVITTSRLFSAQPTAGTGYELDAIAAVVLGGTSLSGGVGKVTGTALGAIIIGVLGNALNLLDVSSYYQMMIKALVILIAVLIDKKSNK, encoded by the coding sequence ATGTTTAAAAAACTTTGGAGTAATAAACCATTGATTGGCCTTGTTATATTTTCTATAATAGTGGCTATTCTAAATCCTAGATTTTTGTCTATGGCAAATATCTTGAATGTACTAAGACAAACTTCTATAAATTCAATAATTGCTATAGGGATGACTTTTGTTATTCTTACTGGTGGAATTGATCTTTCTGTAGGTTCTATTCTTGCCTTTTGCGGTGCAGTTATGGCTTATCTTTTAAATACTGGATTAAATCCTTTAATTGCCCTTATAATAACTCTTGTTTTAGGAATGATTTTTGGTTTTTTCAATGGATTTCTGGTTTCAGTAATGAAATTACAGGCTTTTATCGTTACACTGGTAACAATGACTTTTTTGAGAGGTGCTACTCTGGTATTTACCAATGGAAAACCTATTACTGTTCGTGATGGAGGTATGCTTTTTGAAAATATTGGTGATGGATATATCTTCAATATTCCAGTTCCCATATATTTAATGATTCTTTTATTTATCGGAGGTCATTATATCCTCTCTCATACAAAATTTGGTAGATACACATATGCAATAGGTGGAAATGAAGAAGCTACAAAACTTTCTGGTATAAATGTAGATAAAATAAAAATATGGGTATATGGTACTTGTGGAGTTCTTGCTGCTCTTGCAGGAGTAATAACTACTTCAAGACTTTTCTCTGCTCAGCCTACAGCAGGTACAGGATATGAACTTGATGCAATAGCTGCTGTTGTTTTAGGAGGAACATCTCTTTCTGGAGGGGTTGGAAAAGTTACTGGAACAGCTCTTGGAGCCATTATAATTGGTGTTTTAGGAAATGCTTTAAATCTGCTTGATGTTTCTTCTTATTATCAAATGATGATTAAAGCTCTTGTTATCTTAATTGCAGTATTAATAGACAAAAAGTCTAACAAATAA
- a CDS encoding DMT family protein, whose translation MIFAIASSWGIAFFEYCFSIPANRIGSQYFTVAQLKIIQEVITLIVFSGFSILYLKQEFKLNYIYAFFCMIGAVYFMFKK comes from the coding sequence TTGATATTTGCAATAGCTTCAAGCTGGGGAATAGCATTTTTTGAATACTGTTTTTCTATTCCTGCTAACAGAATAGGGTCTCAATACTTTACTGTAGCTCAATTAAAAATCATACAGGAAGTAATTACCCTCATAGTATTTTCAGGATTTTCAATATTATATTTAAAACAAGAATTTAAATTAAATTATATCTATGCATTTTTCTGCATGATAGGAGCTGTATATTTTATGTTTAAGAAATAA
- the rbsB gene encoding ribose ABC transporter substrate-binding protein RbsB: protein MKKFLKVFGVAALLVAVSSAASAAGEKIGLVVSTQNNPFFVTLKEGAVQKANELGYELIVLDSQNDPSKELGNVEDLLVKGVNVLLINPTDSDAVVSSVRAANRSKVPVVTLDRAANGGKVVSHVASDNVLGGEVAGDYIIEKLGGKGKVVELEGIPGTTAARDRGEGFNKAIAGKLDVVAKQAADFDRTKGLTVMENILQAQPEINAVFAHNDEMALGALKAIESSGRKNIIVVGFDATDDAVAAVKDGKLSATVAQKPAEIGAIGIEVADKIIKKETVQENVPVALELIK, encoded by the coding sequence ATGAAAAAATTTCTAAAAGTTTTTGGAGTAGCAGCTTTACTTGTTGCTGTTTCATCAGCAGCTTCTGCAGCTGGAGAAAAAATAGGTCTTGTTGTTTCTACACAAAACAATCCTTTTTTCGTAACATTAAAAGAGGGAGCTGTACAAAAAGCTAATGAATTAGGATATGAACTTATAGTTCTTGACTCACAAAATGATCCTTCTAAAGAATTAGGAAATGTAGAAGATCTTTTAGTGAAAGGGGTAAATGTTCTTCTTATCAACCCTACTGATTCAGATGCTGTTGTAAGTTCTGTAAGGGCTGCCAATAGAAGTAAAGTTCCAGTTGTAACTCTTGATAGAGCTGCCAATGGTGGAAAAGTAGTTTCTCATGTTGCTTCTGATAATGTTCTAGGTGGGGAAGTTGCTGGTGACTATATTATTGAAAAATTAGGTGGAAAGGGTAAAGTGGTTGAATTAGAAGGTATTCCTGGAACTACTGCTGCTAGAGATAGAGGAGAAGGATTTAACAAAGCTATTGCTGGTAAACTTGATGTTGTAGCTAAACAGGCTGCTGATTTTGACAGAACTAAAGGTCTTACAGTTATGGAAAATATTCTTCAGGCTCAACCTGAAATCAATGCTGTATTTGCTCACAATGATGAAATGGCATTAGGTGCTTTAAAAGCTATTGAATCTTCTGGAAGAAAAAATATAATAGTTGTTGGATTTGATGCTACAGATGATGCTGTTGCTGCTGTAAAAGATGGAAAATTATCTGCTACTGTTGCCCAAAAACCTGCTGAAATAGGAGCTATTGGAATAGAAGTTGCTGATAAAATAATCAAAAAAGAAACTGTTCAGGAAAATGTTCCTGTTGCTTTAGAATTAATAAAATAA
- the rbsA gene encoding ribose ABC transporter ATP-binding protein RbsA, translating to MEKEIVLKMSEIVKTFPGVKALNGAHLNIYHGRVMALLGENGAGKSTLIKIMTGIYQMDSGKIYLGNEKVNFKNITDSQERGIAVIHQELNLIPELSITENIFLGREITNSFRKIDSNLMDREARFLLDKLNVAESEKTLIKNLTIGKMQMVEIAKALSQNAKIIVMDEPTDALTDSETESLFEVIRELTKEKKSIVYISHRLKEIPEICDDITIMRDGKFICEKEVKDIDEEFIIRNMVGRSLDEQFPRVSVKKGREVLKVKNLKNDYIDDISFTLHESEILGISGLMGAGRSELVKTIYGHLKKHSGQVLLDGSEKNIKSAQDGISNGIAYVSEDRKGDGLVLGLSVKENMTISSLKFFSTFFKINKKNEKNSVEEYVDKFSIKTPTIDQKIKNLSGGNQQKVAIAKALLTNPKILILDEPTRGVDVGAKKEIYDFINELKKKGLSIIIVSSEMPEILGLSDRILVIHNHRITGEFAGEEATQEKIMRCAVGGNNV from the coding sequence ATGGAAAAAGAAATAGTTTTAAAAATGTCTGAAATTGTCAAAACTTTCCCAGGTGTAAAAGCCCTTAATGGAGCCCATTTAAATATATATCATGGGAGAGTAATGGCTCTTTTAGGAGAAAATGGAGCTGGTAAATCTACTCTTATCAAAATTATGACTGGTATATATCAAATGGATAGTGGGAAGATTTATCTGGGAAATGAAAAAGTAAATTTTAAAAATATAACAGATTCGCAGGAAAGAGGAATTGCTGTTATTCATCAGGAATTAAATTTAATTCCCGAATTAAGTATAACAGAAAATATTTTTCTAGGCAGAGAAATCACAAATAGTTTTAGAAAAATAGATTCTAACCTTATGGATAGGGAAGCAAGATTTCTGCTTGATAAATTAAATGTCGCTGAAAGTGAAAAAACATTAATTAAAAATCTTACTATTGGAAAAATGCAAATGGTGGAAATAGCAAAAGCTTTATCTCAAAATGCTAAAATAATAGTGATGGATGAGCCTACAGATGCTCTTACTGACAGTGAAACTGAAAGTCTTTTTGAAGTAATCAGAGAACTTACAAAAGAAAAGAAAAGCATAGTATATATCTCTCACAGATTAAAAGAGATTCCAGAAATATGTGATGATATTACAATAATGAGAGATGGAAAATTTATATGTGAAAAAGAAGTAAAAGATATTGATGAAGAATTTATTATTAGAAATATGGTAGGAAGATCTCTTGATGAACAATTTCCCAGAGTAAGTGTAAAAAAAGGAAGGGAAGTTCTGAAAGTAAAGAATCTTAAAAACGACTATATAGATGATATCTCATTTACTCTCCATGAAAGCGAAATATTAGGAATATCTGGCCTTATGGGAGCTGGAAGAAGTGAACTTGTAAAAACTATCTATGGTCATTTGAAAAAACATTCAGGGCAGGTATTGCTTGATGGTTCTGAAAAAAATATAAAGTCAGCTCAAGATGGTATTTCTAATGGAATAGCCTATGTATCAGAAGACAGAAAGGGTGATGGTCTTGTTCTCGGATTAAGTGTCAAAGAAAATATGACTATATCATCTTTAAAATTCTTTTCAACTTTCTTTAAAATTAATAAAAAAAATGAAAAAAACAGTGTAGAAGAATATGTAGATAAATTTAGTATCAAAACTCCAACTATTGATCAGAAAATTAAAAATCTGAGTGGTGGAAATCAGCAAAAAGTAGCTATTGCTAAAGCTTTACTAACTAATCCTAAGATACTTATATTAGATGAACCTACAAGAGGAGTAGATGTAGGAGCTAAAAAAGAGATATATGATTTCATTAATGAATTAAAGAAAAAAGGATTAAGCATCATCATTGTTTCCTCTGAAATGCCTGAAATTCTTGGACTTAGTGATAGAATATTAGTTATTCATAATCATAGAATAACTGGTGAATTCGCAGGAGAAGAGGCAACACAGGAAAAAATAATGAGATGTGCAGTAGGAGGAAATAATGTTTAA
- a CDS encoding phosphoenolpyruvate carboxykinase encodes MRQEATINRNSITVNFTIKYCNNAESLLDSDGFKRIIKAFLEKLERKEVPVYIYIKERCNTEDDLAEVMTKFFKLLMVLEADEINTLDEKYARLLENRDVLVEFIERLYTFWRKFERYAVVRNTKRGEGLQNVNFIEAINNFKNLILSTYRQIEEAVMGYKHRVYRQLSAGINAGIILNDTKRSCPSEYSFLEKIPFIETIILQPPFITYPKRNTRTGIFQEVKENPFKDICINTDNWFCYPAKVGDSLAFIYFNRYFMSQGIALCNLFELAREEEYMNRRPDILYIYGVKDFENEMKTVFYNDKENNMMIGYANYNEDIDYFGYMKKMILTLHNIRMIEKGKLPIHGAMVNIVMKNGKTFNIAIMGDSGAGKSESLEAFRTLSEKYVKDMKVIFDDMGTFVLNETASPKAYGTEIGAFIRLDDLDTGYAYKEIDRSIFMNPDKINSRIIIPIASYNDIMKGYPIDMFLYANNYEEGEELEFFNSAEEAIPVFKAGKRMAKGTTSEKGLVDSYFANPFGPVQNIAKTDILIDKFFEDMFKKGVKVGQIRTQLGIKGNEKDGPKKAAEKLFDLIKN; translated from the coding sequence ATGAGACAGGAAGCAACTATCAATAGAAACAGTATAACTGTAAATTTTACAATAAAATATTGTAATAATGCAGAGTCTTTGTTGGATAGTGACGGATTTAAAAGAATTATAAAAGCATTTTTAGAAAAATTAGAAAGAAAAGAAGTTCCAGTATATATATACATAAAAGAAAGATGTAATACAGAAGATGATTTAGCAGAAGTAATGACAAAATTTTTTAAACTTCTTATGGTTTTAGAAGCTGATGAAATAAATACATTGGATGAAAAATATGCCAGGCTTTTAGAAAACAGAGATGTATTAGTTGAATTTATAGAAAGACTGTATACCTTTTGGAGAAAATTTGAAAGATATGCAGTAGTAAGAAATACAAAAAGAGGAGAAGGTCTACAAAATGTCAACTTTATTGAAGCTATAAATAATTTTAAAAATTTGATATTAAGTACATATAGACAAATAGAAGAAGCGGTGATGGGATATAAACACAGAGTATACAGACAATTGAGTGCAGGAATAAATGCAGGAATAATATTAAATGATACTAAAAGAAGCTGTCCTTCTGAATATTCATTTTTAGAAAAAATACCTTTTATAGAAACTATTATATTGCAGCCTCCATTTATAACTTACCCAAAGAGAAATACAAGAACAGGAATATTTCAGGAAGTAAAAGAAAATCCATTTAAAGATATATGCATAAATACTGATAATTGGTTTTGTTATCCAGCTAAAGTTGGAGATTCTCTGGCTTTCATATATTTCAACAGATATTTTATGTCACAGGGAATAGCTCTGTGTAATCTTTTTGAATTAGCCAGAGAAGAAGAATATATGAATAGAAGACCAGATATATTATATATATATGGCGTAAAAGATTTTGAAAATGAAATGAAGACTGTATTTTATAATGACAAAGAAAATAATATGATGATAGGATATGCAAATTATAATGAGGATATAGACTATTTTGGATACATGAAAAAAATGATATTGACACTTCATAATATAAGAATGATAGAAAAGGGAAAACTTCCAATACATGGAGCTATGGTAAATATTGTTATGAAAAATGGGAAAACATTCAATATTGCCATTATGGGAGATAGTGGAGCTGGAAAATCAGAGAGTCTGGAAGCCTTTAGAACTCTCAGTGAAAAATATGTAAAAGATATGAAAGTTATATTTGATGATATGGGAACATTTGTATTGAATGAAACTGCCAGTCCTAAAGCATATGGAACAGAAATAGGAGCTTTTATAAGACTGGATGATTTAGATACTGGGTATGCTTATAAAGAAATAGACAGAAGTATTTTTATGAATCCGGATAAAATAAATTCAAGAATAATTATACCAATAGCTTCATATAATGATATTATGAAAGGCTATCCTATAGATATGTTTCTCTATGCCAACAATTATGAAGAGGGAGAAGAATTAGAATTTTTTAATTCAGCAGAAGAAGCTATACCTGTATTCAAAGCTGGAAAAAGAATGGCTAAAGGAACAACAAGTGAAAAAGGTTTGGTAGATTCATATTTCGCTAATCCATTTGGACCTGTACAGAATATAGCAAAAACAGATATACTCATAGATAAATTCTTTGAAGATATGTTTAAAAAAGGCGTGAAAGTAGGTCAGATAAGAACTCAATTAGGAATAAAAGGAAATGAAAAAGATGGTCCTAAAAAAGCTGCAGAAAAATTATTTGATCTTATAAAAAATTAG
- a CDS encoding NADH:flavin oxidoreductase — translation MKTIFDKTNLANLDLKNRLFRSAVWENLADNDHMTKELFDLYENLAKGGVGNIITSFSSVLKDDLPAPNMLCIYDDSFIDDYTQLTEKVHSYGANVFLQIVAGGSQGRNNINSGKIIYGPSTHKNPITGIEAVEMTQEDICNLVEKFKNAAVRAKNSGFDGIQIHAAHGYLLSQFLNPFYNKREDEYGGDVDGRARILIDVYLSIREAVGDDFIVGIKINCDDFEDEGLNFGESSWVCERLAMMGLDFIEVSGANPSRTISFPSEESYFKIFANTIAENTQIPTILVGGNRSIEGMEEILNNSSIEYFSLARPFIAEPDLVKRWEEGDTRKSKCISCNKCRVPSKKIECIFNR, via the coding sequence ATGAAAACTATTTTCGATAAAACTAATCTTGCAAATCTTGATTTAAAAAATAGACTTTTTAGAAGTGCTGTTTGGGAGAATCTTGCTGATAATGATCATATGACAAAAGAGCTCTTTGATCTTTATGAAAATCTTGCTAAAGGAGGGGTAGGCAATATAATTACCAGTTTCTCATCAGTACTGAAAGATGATCTTCCTGCTCCTAATATGCTTTGTATCTATGATGATTCTTTTATAGATGATTACACTCAGCTTACTGAAAAAGTCCATTCATATGGAGCGAATGTTTTCCTTCAAATTGTTGCTGGAGGATCACAGGGAAGAAACAACATAAACTCTGGTAAAATTATTTATGGACCTAGTACACATAAAAATCCTATTACTGGTATAGAAGCTGTAGAAATGACACAGGAAGATATATGTAATTTAGTAGAAAAATTTAAAAATGCAGCTGTGAGAGCAAAAAATAGCGGTTTTGATGGTATACAGATACATGCTGCTCATGGATACCTTTTAAGCCAATTCTTAAATCCTTTCTACAATAAAAGAGAAGATGAATATGGCGGAGATGTAGATGGACGAGCTAGAATACTGATTGATGTATATCTTTCTATAAGAGAAGCTGTTGGAGATGATTTCATTGTTGGGATAAAAATAAATTGTGATGATTTTGAAGATGAAGGGCTGAACTTTGGTGAAAGTTCTTGGGTTTGCGAAAGGCTTGCTATGATGGGGCTTGACTTTATTGAAGTAAGTGGTGCTAATCCTTCAAGAACTATTTCTTTCCCTTCAGAGGAAAGCTATTTCAAAATATTTGCTAATACAATAGCTGAAAATACTCAAATTCCTACTATATTAGTAGGAGGAAACAGAAGCATAGAAGGAATGGAGGAGATTCTTAACAATTCTTCAATAGAATATTTTTCATTAGCCAGACCTTTTATTGCTGAACCTGATTTAGTAAAAAGATGGGAAGAGGGAGATACTCGAAAATCAAAGTGTATTTCCTGCAACAAATGTCGTGTTCCTAGTAAAAAAATAGAGTGTATTTTTAACAGATAA
- the mscL gene encoding large-conductance mechanosensitive channel protein MscL: MGFFKEFKEFAVRGNVLDMAVGVIIGGAFGKIVSSMVNDILMPLIGIITGRIDISSLALTIPSPVSNTEPVMLKYGMFLQNTLDFLIIVFCIFIFIKFINNFKKKKEEAPAAAPAPSAEEVLLTEIRDLLKNK, from the coding sequence ATGGGATTTTTTAAAGAATTTAAAGAGTTTGCAGTACGTGGAAATGTGCTTGATATGGCAGTTGGAGTAATCATAGGAGGAGCTTTTGGTAAAATAGTTTCAAGTATGGTTAATGATATCCTCATGCCTTTAATTGGTATAATAACTGGAAGGATAGATATTTCCTCTCTTGCTTTGACAATTCCTTCTCCTGTTAGTAATACAGAACCTGTTATGCTTAAATATGGAATGTTTTTGCAGAATACTCTTGACTTTCTAATAATTGTTTTTTGTATATTTATTTTTATCAAATTTATAAATAATTTTAAAAAGAAAAAAGAAGAAGCTCCAGCAGCAGCTCCTGCTCCTTCAGCAGAAGAAGTTTTACTTACTGAAATAAGAGATCTGCTAAAAAATAAATAA